One segment of Primulina tabacum isolate GXHZ01 chromosome 6, ASM2559414v2, whole genome shotgun sequence DNA contains the following:
- the LOC142548783 gene encoding putative methyltransferase PMT11: MKNGGGSSALIKISAFLFVSVVFFYLGKRFSDVSFSQQLSLFTFQENREMPPTSSSISLSPNFNKTFDLSSNLNETVSPPASRMKENAISPTPPRLPQLKASTPPSLLRMGVVDENGMMTDDFEVGEYDPEVLENWTRANETPGLERGGEIKVRIKKFLMCAESMSDYIPCLDNENTIRKLSSTGRGEKFERHCPEKGEGLNCLIPAPKGYKTPIPWPRSRDEVWFSNVPHARLAEDKGGQNWIVVDKKKFKFPGGDTQFIHGADPYLDQIQKMIPVIAFGRHTRVVLDVSCGVASFGAYLMSRNVITLSIAPKDVHENQIQFALERGVPAMVAAFATRRLLYPSQSFDLIHCSRCRINWTRDDGILLLEVNRLLRAGGYFVWAAQPTYKHEVVLEEQWKDMIDLTTRLCWNLVKKEGYIAIWQKPFNNSCYLRREEGMQPPLCESNDDPDNVWYVNLKACIARLPEEGYASNIATWPERLQNPPDRLQSIKFDAYISRKELYRAESRYWKEIIGGYVRVLHWNKFKLRNVLDMRAGFGGFAAALIENNLDCWVLNVIPTSEPNTLPVIYDRGLIGVMHDWCEPFDTYPRTYDLIHAAGLFSVERKRCNISTIMLEMDRMLRPGGRAYIRDSLSVMDELQAIGTALGWHVLLRDTSEGPHASYRILTCDKRLR, from the exons ATGAAGAATGGCGGAGGATCATCGGCTCTGATCAAGATTTCTGCTTTTCTTTTCGTTTCCGTCGTTTTCTTCTACTTGGGCAAGCGCTTCTCTGATGTATCCTTTTCCCAGCAGCTTTCGCTCTTCACCTTTCAGGAGAACCGTGAAATGCCGCCGACTTCGTCTTCGATTTCCCTTTCTCCCAATTTCAACAAAACCTTTGATCTGTCGTCGAATTTAAATGAGACAGTGTCGCCCCCTGCATCAAGAATGAAGGAAAATGCGATTTCACCGACTCCTCCTCGTCTGCCGCAGCTGAAGGCGTCTACACCTCCGTCTTTGCTGAGGATGGGTGTGGTGGATGAGAACGGTATGATGACGGATGATTTTGAGGTGGGAGAGTATGATCCTGAGGTGTTGGAGAATTGGACGAGGGCGAATGAGACTCCTGGTTTGGAGCGAGGGGGTGAGATTAAGGTTCGGATTAAGAAGTTTCTGATGTGTGCGGAGAGTATGAGTGACTATATACCTTGTTTGGACAACGAGAATACAATTAGGAAGTTGAGCTCGACGGGAAGAGGGGAGAAATTTGAGCGGCATTGCCCTGAAAAGGGAGAGGGTTTAAATTGTTTGATCCCTGCTCCTAAAGGGTACAAAACTCCGATTCCCTGGCCCAGAAGTAGAGATGAG GTCTGGTTTAGCAATGTTCCTCACGCCAGATTAGCTGAGGACAAAGGAGGTCAGAATTGGATTGTGGTTGACAAGAAGAAGTTCAAGTTTCCTGGAGGTGACACTCAGTTCATTCATGGAGCTGATCCGTACTTGGATCAGATTCAGAAG ATGATCCCTGTAATTGCATTTGGTCGACACACTCGAGTTGTCTTGGATGTCAGTTGTGGTGTTGCAAGCTTTGGCGCTTATCTAATGTCACGGAATGTAATTACGCTTTCTATAGCTCCAAAAGATGTTCACGAGAATCAGATTCAATTTGCACTTGAACGTGGCGTTCCTGCAATGGTGGCTGCATTTGCAACTAGACGTTTACTTTATCCAAGTCAGTCATTTGACTTGATTCATTGTTCGAGGTGTAGAATCAACTGGACTCGAGATG ATGGGATATTGCTGCTTGAGGTAAACAGGTTGCTTCGAGCAGGAGGATATTTTGTTTGGGCAGCACAGCCAACATATAAGCATGAAGTAGTCCTTGAAGAGCAATGGAAAG ATATGATTGACCTTACCACGCGTCTTTGTTGGAACCTTGTAAAGAAGGAAGGTTACATTGCAATATGGCAGAAGCCATTTAATAACAGCTGCTATTTGAGGCGGGAGGAAGGAATGCAACCCCCACTCTGTGAATCTAACGACGACCCAGACAATGTTTG gtATGTtaatttaaaggcatgtatagcTCGCCTACCTGAGGAAGGATATGCTTCTAACATTGCTACTTGGCCTGAACGCCTGCAAAATCCTCCGGATAGGCTTCAGAGCATAAAATTTGATGCTTATATATCAAGGAAAGAGCTTTACCGGGCAGAATCAAGATATTGGAAAGAGATAATTGGAGGATATGTCCGTGTTTTACATTGGAACAAGTTCAAACTTAGAAATGTGTTGGACATGAGAGCCGGTTTTGGAGG TTTTGCAGCAGCACTGATTGAAAACAATTTGGATTGCTGGGTGCTCAATGTTATTCCTACAAGTGAACCCAATACATTGCCTGTCATATATGACCGTGGTCTCATTGGTGTCATGCACGACTG GTGTGAGCCATTCGACACATACCCAAGAACCTATGACTTGATTCACGCAGCAGGACTTTTCTCTGTCGAAAGAAAGAG ATGCAATATCTCTACCATCATGCTTGAAATGGATCGAATGTTGAGGCCTGGTGGACGTGCATACATTCGTGATTCTCTTTCCGTAATGGATGAACTTCAAGCGATTGGCACTGCCCTTGGCTGGCATGTATTATTGAGGGATACATCCGAGGGACCTCATGCTAGTTATAGGATCTTGACTTGTGACAAACGCCTCCGGTAG
- the LOC142548012 gene encoding 2S seed storage albumin protein-like: MAKNLSLASILLVAMLSLATANTYTTTITTTIDDETNRPGHQQCQQQLQGHRFRSCQRYLQQGRGGGLYDDDSEDRDHLVPALYRPEQRESLMQCCEELRNVNEQCRCEAIKQALREQQQEGGGYQGEQLQKVYERARNLPRMCQMRRPQQCQLSGVFL, encoded by the coding sequence ATGGCGAAGAATCTCTCACTTGCGTCGATTCTCCTTGTGGCCATGCTATCCCTGGCCACCGCCAACACCTACACCACCACCATCACCACCACCATCGACGATGAAACCAATCGACCTGGGCACCAACAGTGTCAGCAGCAGCTACAAGGTCATAGGTTCCGCTCCTGCCAAAGGTACTTGCAACAAGGAAGAGGAGGAGGCCTATACGACGACGACTCAGAAGATAgagatcaccttgttccggcaCTTTACCGCCCTGAGCAGCGCGAATCCCTGATGCAGTGCTGCGAGGAACTACGCAATGTGAACGAGCAGTGCCGATGCGAAGCCATCAAGCAGGCATTGAGGGAGCAACAGCAGGAGGGAGGCGGCTACCAAGGCGAGCAATTACAAAAGGTGTACGAGAGAGCTAGAAATCTTCCCCGCATGTGCCAAATGAGGCGCCCCCAGCAATGCCAATTGAGCGGCGTGTTTCTGTAG
- the LOC142548787 gene encoding protein phosphatase 2C 37-like: protein MAGMCCGVNIGETETAAPVEPSSKSARRRRLLEIHQFKFLPTGKTVATPMEGGGRRKRQKMEEVLPVSSLRDVHNCDAKKMEKGLIDHDVTGVKGLKASTSKQQLGEPVPECQKYGMTSVCGRRRDMEDAVAICPSFSDRNPNLTGRIHLFGVYDGHGCSHVATRCKDRMHEIVKNEIETGGGASWDQIMSESFSKMDKDVTDWSTGGGAGDEVSASACRCELKTPQSEAVGSTAVVAIMTPEKIIVSNCGDSRAVLCRNGVAIPLSVDHKPDRPDELKRIHEAGGRVIYWDGARVLGVLAMSRAIGDNYLKPFVISEPEVTVTERTEEDECLILASDGLWDVVSNETACGVALKCLQSCKPRSTPISPGNDITVTAAGESSDKACSDASILLTKLALARHSADNVSVVVVDLRRGQIGH from the exons ATGGCGGGTATGTGTTGCGGAGTTAATATTGGTGAGACGGAGACGGCTGCGCCGGTTGAGCCGAGCTCGAAATCTGCTCGGAGGAGGAGGCTGCTGGAGATCCACCAGTTCAAGTTTCTACCGACTGGTAAAACGGTGGCGACGCCGATGGAGGGTGGCGGAAGAAGGAAGCGGCAGAAGATGGAGGAAGTGCTTCCGGTGTCTTCGCTGAGGGACGTTCACAACTGCGACGCGAAGAAGATGGAAAAGGGATTGATTGATCATGACGTAACCGGGGTGAAAGGGCTTAAAGCATCGACTTCGAAACAGCAGCTTGGAGAGCCGGTTCCTGAGTGCCAAAAATACGGTATGACTTCTGTTTGCGGAAGGAGGAGAGACATGGAAGATGCGGTGGCGATATGTCCCAGTTTTTCTGATCGAAACCCTAATTTAACAGGGAGGATTCATCTCTTTGGAGTCTACGATGGACATGGTTGCTCACAC GTGGCGACAAGGTGCAAGGATCGAATGCACGAAATAGTGAAAAACGAGATCGAAACCGGAGGTGGAGCTTCGTGGGATCAAATTATGTCCGAAAGTTTCTCGAAGATGGACAAGGACGTCACCGACTGGTCTACCGGCGGCGGAGCTGGGGACGAAGTCTCTGCATCCGCCTGCCGGTGCGAGCTAAAGACTCCACAGAGTGAGGCTGTAGGATCAACCGCTGTGGTCGCGATCATGACGCCGGAAAAGATTATCGTCTCGAATTGTGGCGATTCTCGAGCTGTTCTTTGTCGAAACGGCGTGGCGATTCCCCTTTCCGTGGACCATAAG CCGGACCGGCCTGATGAACTGAAACGGATTCACGAAGCCGGAGGCCGAGTTATATACTGGGACGGGGCTCGAGTTCTTGGCGTCTTAGCAATGTCTCGTGCAATCG GTGATAATTACTTGAAGCCGTTCGTCATATCGGAGCCGGAGGTGACTGTGACGGAGAGGACGGAAGAGGACGAGTGCTTGATATTAGCCAGCGACGGGCTTTGGGATGTGGTTTCGAACGAGACAGCTTGTGGGGTGGCGCTCAAATGTTTACAATCGTGTAAACCGCGTTCGACTCCGATATCGCCGGGGAATGACATCACCGTCACGGCGGCGGGGGAGAGTTCCGACAAGGCTTGCTCGGATGCGTCAATTCTTTTGACCAAACTAGCCTTGGCTCGCCACAGCGCTGACAACGTCAGTGTTGTGGTGGTAGATTTGCGGAGAGGCCAAATCGgtcattaa